One stretch of Acropora muricata isolate sample 2 chromosome 12, ASM3666990v1, whole genome shotgun sequence DNA includes these proteins:
- the LOC136893702 gene encoding uncharacterized protein: protein MVNDIAAVSPMNNLLVKYADDITISVPVRQSTDTAAAEVEYMKKWADINEMSLNFIKTWEMCMHGKTTKLTPPELPGIKRKSWLKLLGVTFQEDVTNWDIHIDNMLSKASSRMYILRVCKSYGYSKDQLNNLFNSLVMSVFLYGIEVWGAAYQRKYLDRIDRFFKRAHRFGFVTKKTTILDLIKDRDSKLFKNVIRDDHILHDLLPPKRKRMLRERKHDFIFPRVRTERFKQSFLNRCIFY, encoded by the coding sequence atggtgaatgATATTGCAGCTGTTTCTCCAATGAACAATCTCTTAGTGAAGTATGCTGATGACATTACGATAAGTGTTCCGGTTAGGCAAAGCACTGATACTGCCGCCGCTGAGGTTGAGTACATGAAGAAGTGGGCTGATATAAACGAGATGTCTCTCAATTTTATCAAAACATGGGAAATGTGCATGCACGGCAAAACTACTAAGTTAACCCCTCCAGAATTACCAGgaataaaaaggaaatcatGGTTAAAACTGTTAGGAGTTACATTTCAGGAGGATGTTACTAACTGGGACATCCACATCGACAATATGCTATCCAAAGCGAGTAGTCGAATGTACATTCTTAGGGTGTGCAAATCCTATGGATACTCCAAGGATCAactcaataatttgtttaactcGCTCGTGATGTCTGTATTTTTGTATGGGATCGAAGTCTGGGGTGCAGCTTATCAGCGAAAATATCTAGACAGAATCGACAGGTTTTTCAAGAGGGCCCACAGGTTTGGCTTtgtcacaaagaaaacaactataCTTGACTTAATTAAAGATAGGGACTCTAAGCTTTTTAAGAACGTAATCAGAGACGATCATATACTTCATGATTTGCTACCTCCAAAGAGGAAACGTATGCTTCGTGAGCGTAAGCATGATTTTATATTTCCGAGGGTTAGAACTGAACGCTTCAAGCAGAGTTTCCTTAATAGATGCATTTTCTATTAA